The segment TTGATGCATATCGATTTATTTTTTCGGATATAACCATACCCAAAAGTATGATGATCTCTGTATTTATTACCGTTTGTGGGACAATCATTAATCTTGTTCTCACTTCTATTACTGCTTTTGCATTAGCTAGACGTGGCTTGAGAGGCCGGCGCTTTATTATGTTTCTAATCGTGTTCACCCTGCTGTTTGATGGAGGGATGATACCGGCATATCTCGTCGTGAAGGAATTAGGTCTCATAAATACGTATTGGGCAGTAATGATTCCGAATGCGATTAGTGCATTTAATTTGATCTTAATGCGCAACTTCTTCATGAGCTTGCCGGAGGAATTATTCGAATCAGCTAAGATTGACGGCTGTAATGATCTTAAAACATTTATCCAGATCGTTATTCCGTTATCTATGGCTTCAATGGCTACATTTATGTTGTTTTATGCTGTGAATCACTGGAATAATTTCATGATGCCATTTCTCTACTTGAATTCACCTGACATGTGGCCTGTGCAGATTTGGCTGCGTCAAATTATCATTATGGCAACTGCAGATTTTGGTGATTTTGGAGCTAGCATCGAAATACCATCTCAATCCCTTCGAATGGCTACGATTGTTGTAGCTACTCTGCCTATATTGCTTGTGTATCCATTTATTCAGAAGCATTTTGTGAAGGGTGTTATGATTGGCTCGGTTAAGGGATGACAATGAGAATCCATTTTGTGGAATGGGTTCGCATCATCTTTTAATAAATAAAACTAAATGGAGGGTTAGAATGCTTAAAAAAACAAAAAAAGCTTCAGTCATTCTCGTATCGTTCGTGCTATTGTGTGTTGTTGTCCTATCAGGCTGTGCGGGGAATGAGAATGGCAACGGCGCCGATTCCAATGCTGTCGGTTCGAATGGAGCGTCGGCAACAGATGGGAAACAAGACGACGCTCCCGAAGCAACAAAATCATTGGAGCCCATTAAGGTAACCGCGCTTCAACCATATTGGGGAGCACTGCCTGATATGGATGGCTCATTGTTCAAGTACATTGAACAATCTATGAATGTAGAATTTGAAACGGAGTTTGTATTCGGACCGAACTTTATGGATAAGGTGAATGTCGCCTTAGCATCGGGAAACCTTCCTCACATGCTATATATCTTCGATGGGAAGCAGCCTTCTATCGTTACTGCGATTCGGGCAGGTGCATTCTGGGAATTGGATGGAAAACTTGAAAAGTATCCAAATCTAATGGCAGGTAAAGATAAGATAAGAGACGAGAATATCAAGGTGGACGGAAAAACTTATCAAATTTATATTCCTGAGGCTATCTCAAGACAAGGTATGAACATGCGCCAGGACTGGCTGGACAATCTAGGTCTCCAGAAGCCTACAACAATTGATGAGTTATATAATGTATTAAGGGCTTTTACCCAGGATGATCCTGATCGGAATGGAAAAAATGATACGATAGGTCTAGCGCAAAGACTGCATGCTGGCGTGCCTGTCGGATTTCCGATTCTGCTTGCTAAGTTTGGCGCCCCTAATGGTTATGAGGTGAAAGACAACAAATTTATTCCGGCTTTCACGACAGAGGCCTATAGAGAGACGATGCGTTTCTTTAAGAAATTATATGATGAAGGTATTATGAACCAAGATTTTAGCTATCTTCAAAGAACCCAGGGTGAAGAATTGATTCAAAATGGAAAAGCCGGAGTACAGAT is part of the Paenibacillus algicola genome and harbors:
- a CDS encoding extracellular solute-binding protein, which gives rise to MLKKTKKASVILVSFVLLCVVVLSGCAGNENGNGADSNAVGSNGASATDGKQDDAPEATKSLEPIKVTALQPYWGALPDMDGSLFKYIEQSMNVEFETEFVFGPNFMDKVNVALASGNLPHMLYIFDGKQPSIVTAIRAGAFWELDGKLEKYPNLMAGKDKIRDENIKVDGKTYQIYIPEAISRQGMNMRQDWLDNLGLQKPTTIDELYNVLRAFTQDDPDRNGKNDTIGLAQRLHAGVPVGFPILLAKFGAPNGYEVKDNKFIPAFTTEAYRETMRFFKKLYDEGIMNQDFSYLQRTQGEELIQNGKAGVQISNVDEKLLWNPLLDSNPNASIVSLSYLEGPTGNHLFTSKGYWVTIAFPKSTVKTEEELDRLLAALDLMAAPEQKEFFMLGIEGEHYKKDNGNISIVKNVESELVSLRMFAPDAFEPIAPPGTPKHIEDMCDVLSENETSNNLVNNPAASIISKTAIELGGELDKMIQDATVKYIMGEVNDQQFDEVIEKWKSSGGVKMLEEFEAEYNKK
- a CDS encoding carbohydrate ABC transporter permease: MRKSGLADRSFDTINVLLLIVISLICILPFLQIVAGSFATQQELMEKKFVLIPEVYSLDAYRFIFSDITIPKSMMISVFITVCGTIINLVLTSITAFALARRGLRGRRFIMFLIVFTLLFDGGMIPAYLVVKELGLINTYWAVMIPNAISAFNLILMRNFFMSLPEELFESAKIDGCNDLKTFIQIVIPLSMASMATFMLFYAVNHWNNFMMPFLYLNSPDMWPVQIWLRQIIIMATADFGDFGASIEIPSQSLRMATIVVATLPILLVYPFIQKHFVKGVMIGSVKG